AACATTAAATTTTCTGAACAAATTGATACTTCACGGTTTTATTATACAATAACTCCATTTCCGGGAGGTGTCGGGAAAGTATGGACTTCTGACTCCACTAGCCTTAATATAACGCACGATTTATTTTCTCCGTCAACAACTTATAAAGTTGTTGTTGATTCATCTGCCGATACTTCTGGAAATATTATGGCCACGGATAGTTTTTGCTTTACAACTGGTGGTAGTTCGCAAAAAATAGTAGTGGCAGAAGATTTCACAGCCACTTGGTGCTCTTTCTGTCCCGATGCAGCCAAGGCTCTTGACAGTATCTATCGTGTGGCTGAGGATTCTTTCATCATAATTGCCTACCATCCTTCGGGCACTGACCCATTTCAAACCCAGGCTTCGGTGGACCGGGCTAATTATTATGCCCTTGAGTTTTACCCAACAGTATTTTTCAACGGTGGATATACTACTTCATCGTCAACCCTAGTCGGTAGTTTTGGTGCTAATACTTATGATTCATGCAGAATAAGATATGACAGTATAAAGGAAGCAGGCAGCTCTTTGGAAATGGCAGTGAATTATTTAAACTATGATGACATATCCAAGAGCGGCCAGATGGAGGTGAAAGCCAAGAACACTTCCGCATTTCCGTTAAACGGCACAGTACAATTCTTGGTCTTGGAGCGGGGTATCCCTTATGCCTGGCAAACAATGGATGAACTGGATTTTCTAGTCCGGGACATGCTTCCCGATGCCGGTGGCGAAGCGGTTTCCATTCCCGCAGGGGACAGCATTTCTGTCACTAGGAACTTTAACATAGGCTCAGATTGGGCATTTGGGAATTGTCACTTTGTGGCGTTTGTCCAGACAGCCGACCATCAGATAACACAAGCTGCCCAGGCCTTCGGGCCGAGTTTGGTGCTGGAGCATAAAACTTTATCAGAGGTGACGGGGAACAATAACGGCTTTTACGAACCTGGAGAGACAGGCAACATAACGGTCTGGGTCAAGAACAAATGGGCCGATGCCCAGGGGGCCAGGGTGAGGATAGCCAGCGCCGATACCTTTATCAACATAACTAATGATATGTTTACCATCGGGAACATGACAGAAGGAGATACGGTCGACAACCAGAGCATGCCATTTGAGTTCCAGGTTCTATCCAACGCCAATATGGCCGAAGGTCATTTGGTTACCGTAAAGATATTTTGTGAGCTCTATCATCCGGGGCTGTCCGACACGGCAATTACTTTCGTGGATTCCGTGCGGTTTCAGGTGGGCTCTCCCAATACCATCTACTTTGAAGATTTCGAAAGCGGCCTGGGTAGTTGGGCTACCGGATATGTAGGCAATTTCGCGGTGTGGGACACCATAGATTCCGACTACTATTCCTCCAACCATTGCATCACCGACAGCAAGGGCGGGAACTATCCCAACACCAGCAGCCATTGGATCCAGATGACCAGCGGGATTGACTTACGCCCGTACAGCACTGCCAGCCTGTCTTGGTGGGAGAAGTATTACACTGATGATACCGGGGACAGGTGCCGGCTGGAAAGGTCGCTCAACGGAGGAGCCAACTGGTCGGAGATACAGTCACATTATGGAGTGCAGCCCGCCTGGACCAAGAGGACGGTTGATCTGACCAATTTTTGCGGGGATACCATCAGCAATTTCCGTCTCCGTTTTAAGATGACCAGCAACAGCAGTTTGTCCGCCGACGGATGGTATGTTGATGATGTGATGATCTTGGGTTACACCAAGACCGGGGTAAGTTCCGATGATCGTCCGCTATCTCCAATAATCGGAATGAAGCTAGAGCAGAATTACCCAAATCCCTTCAACAGAAACACCAGCATCAGATTCACCTTATCCGCCAGCAGTCCGGTTAAGCTGAACGTCTATGATATTACCGGCCGGCTGGTCAGGAATATGGCTG
This region of Candidatus Edwardsbacteria bacterium genomic DNA includes:
- a CDS encoding Omp28-related outer membrane protein, giving the protein MAEDFTATWCSFCPDAAKALDSIYRVAEDSFIIIAYHPSGTDPFQTQASVDRANYYALEFYPTVFFNGGYTTSSSTLVGSFGANTYDSCRIRYDSIKEAGSSLEMAVNYLNYDDISKSGQMEVKAKNTSAFPLNGTVQFLVLERGIPYAWQTMDELDFLVRDMLPDAGGEAVSIPAGDSISVTRNFNIGSDWAFGNCHFVAFVQTADHQITQAAQAFGPSLVLEHKTLSEVTGNNNGFYEPGETGNITVWVKNKWADAQGARVRIASADTFINITNDMFTIGNMTEGDTVDNQSMPFEFQVLSNANMAEGHLVTVKIFCELYHPGLSDTAITFVDSVRFQVGSPNTIYFEDFESGLGSWATGYVGNFAVWDTIDSDYYSSNHCITDSKGGNYPNTSSHWIQMTSGIDLRPYSTASLSWWEKYYTDDTGDRCRLERSLNGGANWSEIQSHYGVQPAWTKRTVDLTNFCGDTISNFRLRFKMTSNSSLSADGWYVDDVMILGYTKTGVSSDDRPLSPIIGMKLEQNYPNPFNRNTSIRFTLSASSPVKLNVYDITGRLVRNMADGIHERGSYSIIWDGRDNNGRRVSNGVYFYRLDAGGGQKTMKAVLVQ